Within the Catalinimonas niigatensis genome, the region ATGGAGGCTTGTCATCAGTATATGCATGCACAGACTCATCATGTGATTGACAAGGTGTATTATGCCCCACACCACCCTTCTGTTAGTGAGTCTCTTACGCGTAAGCCGGATAGCCTCATGTTTGAAAAAGCCATCGCTCGTTTTGACATTGATACAAAAAAGTCCTGGATGATTGGGGATAAAGAAAGAGATATTACTCCCGCCTATAATTTAGGAATTCCTTCTATTTTGATTAGCCCTGACCCTAAAGATACCAAAGCCTTATTTGTGGTGAAAGATCTGGCTGAAGCTGCGGACAGGATTTTCCAAAAATCTACCTAAGAATGGTCTTGAGGTGGTCTACACCTTCTTCGCTCACTTTGTATTTGCCCTGTCGCATTTTAAAAACCTTCTTGTAATCCTGGTTTAATTTGTTGAAATGAGAGGTATTGGTAAGGTCAATTCCATGCTCTCTGAGCAGTTTATTTACCTCCTGGGTAGTAAAAGTACCTTCCTCATTCTTTGATTGAATAAAGTAACTGGCCAGCAGTACAATATCAGTTTTACTGATACTTTTAGGTGCTTTATAATAGAGTTCGCCAAATGAAGCCGCAGAAAGTTTACCATTAGGGTCATGGGAAGAAGTCTTCGGTTCCGGGGCTTCAAAAATGCTAAATTGCCGGCCAGTATTACCAGCAGCCTCCTGTTCAGTTTGTGCTGTTGAAGGAGCTTCACGCAGTATCTTGGTAAAGCTTTTGATAGTTTCTGCGTAAGAATTTACAAAATCTTCGCTGCCTTCAATTTCAAATTCCCCTCCGTTCACGGCAATTCTGATTCTCGCTTTGCTTTCCATTGACTTTAGATGGTTATTGTCTTTATTTGCATATGCCGAATGTCAGCAATATATACTTTTTTACTGTACAGAATGCACTACATGCATGAATCCTCACGATGACATCGGTTTTCT harbors:
- a CDS encoding D-glycero-alpha-D-manno-heptose-1,7-bisphosphate 7-phosphatase; protein product: MTKCVFLDRDGVINRDRVDYAYDLQHFEMLPGVIEALLKLKQAGFLLVIVTNQSGIAKGIYKRHDMEACHQYMHAQTHHVIDKVYYAPHHPSVSESLTRKPDSLMFEKAIARFDIDTKKSWMIGDKERDITPAYNLGIPSILISPDPKDTKALFVVKDLAEAADRIFQKST